The following coding sequences are from one Salvia hispanica cultivar TCC Black 2014 chromosome 3, UniMelb_Shisp_WGS_1.0, whole genome shotgun sequence window:
- the LOC125210099 gene encoding probable 3-hydroxyisobutyrate dehydrogenase-like 3, mitochondrial: MGGAMASRLISAGYSVTIYARTPSKAASLLSLGAKLADSPIDLAAASDVIFTMIGHPSDVKSLVLDTLLPSLPPGAVLVDHTSSDPALARQIHDSALQNRCHSVDAPVSGGDLGMVLD; encoded by the coding sequence ATGGGCGGCGCCATGGCGTCTCGCCTCATCTCCGCCGGCTACTCCGTCACAATCTACGCCCGCACCCCCTCCAAAGCCGCATCACTCCTCTCCCTCGGCGCAAAGCTCGCCGATTCCCCAATCGAcctcgccgccgcctccgACGTCATCTTCACCATGATCGGCCACCCCTCCGACGTCAAATCCCTAGTTCTCGACACTCTCCTCCCCTCCCTCCCCCCCGGCGCCGTCCTCGTCGACCACACCAGCAGCGATCCCGCCCTAGCCCGCCAGATCCACGATTCCGCTCTCCAAAACCGCTGCCACTCCGTCGATGCGCCGGTATCCGGCGGCGACCTCGGCATGGTGCTAGACTAA
- the LOC125212743 gene encoding nicotinamide/nicotinic acid mononucleotide adenylyltransferase-like, with amino-acid sequence MEASNPDIPLPLDKLSLKSITKDSLSSSDAKGKIFVVLVSTGSFNPPTNMHLRCFELARDAVNSQGFCVVGGYMSPVNDSYKKKGLILAEHRIAMCNLACRSSDFVMVDPWEASQSSYQRTLTILSRVRSSLLDSGIVSSESLKVMLVCGSDLLESFAIPGFWIREQVKSICRDFGLVCIRRGGQDVEHVISKDDILDEYKNNIMVVDEVVPNGISSTGLRDCISRGLSVKYLTGDEVIEYIKHNGLYVGKNEDD; translated from the exons ATGGAAGCTTCAAACCCAG ATATACCGCTGCCACTAGATAAATTATCCCTCAAATCTATCACAAAAGATAGTTTATCAAGCTCTGATGCCAA GGGGAAGATTTTTGTAGTTTTGGTTTCAACTGGAAGTTTCAATCCTCCTACAAACATGCACTTGCGTTGTTTTG AGTTGGCTAGAGATGCTGTAAATTCTCAAGGGTTTTGTGTTGTTGGAGGTTACATGTCACCTGTAAACGATTCGTACAAGAAGAAG GGTCTTATCCTTGCAGAGCATCGTATTGCTATGTGCAATCTTGCTTGTAGAAGTTCTGATTTTGTTATGGTGGATCCATGGGAG GCAAGTCAGAGCTCGTACCAACGCACATTGACAATTCTGTCTAGAGTTAGGTCTTCATTATTGGACAGTGGAATTGTATCCAGCG AGTCACTTAAAGTCATGCTCGTATGTGGTTCTGATCTCTTAGAATCATTCGCCATTCCCGGATTCTGGATCCGCGAGCAG GTCAAGAGTATCTGTAGGGACTTCGGATTGGTCTGTATAAGGAGAGGGGGACAAGACGTCGAGCATGTTATATCCAAGGATGATATTTTGGATGAATACAAG AATAATATCATGGTCGTGGATGAAGTGGTGCCAAATGGGATCAGTTCGACCGGATTGAG AGATTGCATTTCGAGAGGATTATCAGTCAAGTATTTGACCGGAGATGAAGTTATCGAGTATATCAAACACAACGGGTTATATGTTGGAAAAAACGAAGATGATTGA
- the LOC125212742 gene encoding probable 3-hydroxyisobutyrate dehydrogenase-like 3, mitochondrial, which translates to MSSQYPAPINPTRTRIGWIGIGVMGGAMASRLISAGYSVTIYARTPSKAASLLSLGAKLADSPIDLAAASDVIFTMIGHPSDVKSLVLDTLLPSLPPGAVLVDHTSSDPALARQIHDSALQNRCHSVDAPVSGGDLGAALGKLAIFAAGDREIVDWLRPLFDLMGKVNYMGEAGKGQSCKIANQIVVGGNLIGLSEGLVFAERAGLDKEAFVEAVRGGAAGSMAMELFGKRMIERDFRAGGFAEYMVKDLGMGVEGEGAVVVPGAALAKQLFSGMVANGDGKMGTQGVVTVIERINGIGG; encoded by the coding sequence ATGAGCAGTCAATACCCTGCCCCGATTAACCCGACCCGGACCCGAATAGGATGGATCGGCATCGGCGTAATGGGCGGCGCCATGGCGTCTCGCCTCATCTCCGCCGGCTACTCCGTCACAATCTACGCCCGCACCCCCTCCAAAGCCGCCTCCCTCCTCTCCCTCGGCGCAAAGCTCGCCGATTCCCCAATCGACCTTGCCGCCGCCTCCGACGTCATCTTCACCATGATCGGCCACCCCTCCGACGTCAAATCCCTAGTTCTCGACACTCTCCTCCCCTCCCTCCCCCCCGGCGCCGTCCTCGTCGACCACACCAGCAGCGATCCCGCCCTAGCCCGCCAGATCCACGATTCCGCTCTCCAAAACCGCTGCCACTCCGTCGATGCGCCGGTATCCGGCGGCGACCTCGGCGCCGCCCTCGGAAAATTGGCGATTTTCGCCGCCGGGGATAGGGAAATCGTAGATTGGCTGAGGCCGCTGTTTGATTTGATGGGGAAGGTGAATTACATGGGGGAGGCGGGGAAGGGGCAGAGCTGTAAAATCGCGAATCAGATCGTGGTAGGGGGGAATTTGATCGGGCTGAGCGAGGGTTTGGTGTTTGCGGAAAGGGCGGGGCTGGATAAGGAGGCGTTTGTGGAGGCGGTGAGGGGCGGGGCGGCGGGGTCGATGGCGATGGAGCTGTTTGGGAAGAGGATGATTGAGAGGGATTTTAGGGCGGGGGGATTTGCGGAGTATATGGTGAAGGATTTGGGGATGGGGGTGGAGGGGGAGGGGGCGGTGGTAGTGCCGGGAGCAGCGCTGGCGAAGCAGCTGTTTTCGGGGATGGTGGCGAACGGGGACGGGAAGATGGGGACGCAGGGGGTCGTGACGGTGATCGAGAGGATCAACGGCATCGGAGGTTAA